The Chryseolinea soli genome contains a region encoding:
- a CDS encoding c-type cytochrome yields the protein MNRNFISSACKFLSLVFVFAFLNLTSNAQEISKEPAAISAGESLFNANCKACHRVKSKLVGPALQNVYDRAPSIDWIKSFVKNSSGVIASGDDYANKLYNEFNKTQMTAFSSFKDADIMNILAYIKAETEKVAVTPVPNGPVPPTGGGDGGVSKTYLDVILAGMLLILVLLLVILGFLVSALKRFLDQKELSEEEKEVVHSPITLGTVTSSSGFIFIVVFLAGSLGFKAVINGLYSIGIQQGYAPKQPIAFSHKIHAGQLEIDCKYCHVGVMKGKSATIPSVNICMNCHNQIKEGQQTGTGEIAKITAAWENKKPIEWVRIHNLPDLAYFNHSQHVNVAGVECQTCHGPIETMDVVRQHSLLTMGWCIDCHRKTDVNTKGNAYYDKLVELHKEKSKAPMKVEDEGGLECAKCHY from the coding sequence ATGAATAGAAATTTTATCTCCTCCGCTTGCAAGTTCCTCTCCCTGGTTTTCGTCTTCGCATTTCTCAATCTTACCTCCAACGCTCAGGAAATCTCCAAAGAGCCCGCTGCCATCAGCGCTGGTGAATCATTGTTTAATGCAAACTGTAAAGCCTGTCACAGAGTAAAGTCCAAGTTAGTAGGCCCTGCACTACAAAACGTTTACGACCGGGCCCCTTCCATCGACTGGATCAAGTCGTTTGTGAAGAACTCCTCCGGTGTCATCGCAAGTGGAGATGACTACGCCAACAAGCTGTACAATGAGTTCAACAAAACTCAGATGACAGCTTTTTCTTCGTTTAAGGATGCCGACATCATGAACATCCTGGCCTACATCAAGGCTGAAACGGAGAAGGTGGCTGTTACTCCGGTACCTAACGGTCCGGTTCCTCCCACGGGCGGCGGCGATGGTGGTGTTTCGAAAACCTACCTCGACGTCATCCTCGCCGGCATGCTCCTCATCCTGGTGTTGTTGTTGGTGATCTTGGGCTTCCTCGTTTCGGCCCTCAAGCGTTTCCTCGATCAGAAAGAACTTTCGGAAGAAGAAAAAGAAGTGGTTCATTCGCCCATCACGCTCGGTACCGTTACCAGCAGCTCGGGCTTCATTTTCATCGTGGTGTTCCTGGCCGGTTCGCTGGGCTTCAAGGCGGTGATCAATGGTCTTTATTCTATCGGTATTCAGCAAGGCTACGCTCCCAAGCAGCCCATTGCTTTCTCGCACAAGATCCACGCCGGTCAATTGGAGATCGACTGTAAATATTGCCACGTCGGTGTAATGAAAGGCAAGAGCGCCACCATTCCTTCGGTCAACATTTGTATGAACTGCCACAACCAGATCAAAGAAGGACAGCAGACCGGAACGGGTGAAATTGCCAAGATCACGGCAGCGTGGGAAAATAAGAAACCCATCGAGTGGGTTCGTATCCACAACCTTCCTGACCTGGCCTACTTCAACCACTCGCAGCACGTGAACGTGGCGGGCGTTGAATGCCAGACTTGCCACGGTCCTATCGAAACGATGGACGTTGTTCGTCAGCACTCCTTATTGACCATGGGCTGGTGTATCGATTGCCACCGCAAAACCGATGTGAACACCAAAGGCAACGCCTACTACGACAAGCTGGTAGAGCTGCACAAGGAAAAATCGAAGGCACCGATGAAGGTAGAGGATGAAGGTGGATTGGAATGTGCCAAGTGTCACTATTAA
- a CDS encoding TIGR02757 family protein: MAKKLKDAELKAFLDEKVDRYNQPGFIELDPISIPHAFTKPQDIEIAGLFAAVLAWGQRVTIVRKCQELLGLMDNDPHQFILHHRPRDLKALETFKHRTFNATDTLYFVEFLKWFYQKHSSLEEAFVVDPAAKTIEGGLIHFHDLFFSLDDYPHRTRKHISTPERKSTCKRLSMYLRWMVRDDHKGVDFGLWKNISPAQLVCPCDLHVDRVGRRLKLIRRKQTDWQTALELTANLSRLDPSDPVKYDFALFGLGIEEGRSRRGG, translated from the coding sequence GTGGCCAAGAAGTTGAAGGATGCCGAACTGAAAGCGTTCCTGGACGAGAAGGTGGACCGCTACAATCAACCGGGCTTCATCGAGCTGGATCCCATCTCCATTCCCCATGCTTTCACCAAGCCACAGGACATCGAGATCGCCGGTCTCTTTGCTGCCGTATTGGCCTGGGGGCAGCGCGTCACCATCGTGCGCAAATGCCAGGAGCTATTAGGCCTGATGGACAACGATCCACATCAATTTATCCTCCATCACCGGCCGCGCGACCTGAAGGCACTCGAAACGTTTAAACACCGCACGTTCAACGCGACGGATACCTTGTATTTTGTGGAGTTCCTAAAATGGTTCTACCAAAAACACAGTTCCTTAGAAGAGGCTTTTGTTGTCGATCCCGCGGCGAAGACCATAGAGGGAGGGTTGATCCATTTTCACGATCTTTTCTTTAGCCTCGACGATTATCCCCATCGCACGCGAAAGCACATCTCCACCCCGGAACGAAAATCAACCTGCAAGCGCCTCAGCATGTACCTCCGCTGGATGGTGCGCGACGACCACAAAGGTGTTGACTTCGGGTTATGGAAAAATATATCACCGGCACAGCTTGTATGCCCTTGCGACCTCCACGTGGATAGGGTAGGGCGGAGGCTGAAGCTGATCCGTCGCAAACAAACGGATTGGCAAACGGCGCTGGAGCTCACCGCCAATTTATCGCGACTCGATCCATCAGACCCGGTGAAGTATGACTTCGCTTTGTTCGGTTTGGGCATCGAAGAAGGACGGTCGAGGCGGGGAGGCTGA
- a CDS encoding PadR family transcriptional regulator, whose translation MSSRIYLGELEELILLMVALLNKEAYGVTVAEELKAQANRELSISAIHAVLHRLEEKGFVKSKMGGASTERGGRRKRLFSITAHGRNALEELRDTRNLIWNLIAKTTTL comes from the coding sequence ATGTCATCTCGCATTTATCTCGGGGAGTTGGAAGAATTGATTTTGTTGATGGTCGCCCTCCTGAACAAGGAAGCCTATGGCGTGACGGTGGCGGAAGAATTGAAAGCACAGGCCAACCGCGAACTCAGCATCAGCGCCATACACGCCGTTCTGCATCGACTGGAAGAAAAGGGATTTGTGAAATCAAAAATGGGCGGCGCATCCACCGAACGTGGAGGAAGAAGAAAACGGCTTTTTAGCATTACTGCCCACGGCCGCAACGCGCTGGAAGAATTGCGCGATACCCGTAACCTGATCTGGAATCTTATCGCCAAAACTACCACCTTATGA
- a CDS encoding phosphoheptose isomerase yields the protein MNPSLTLTGDKAAVFATVENYLAKAGFAVAAKDFNRPWGGFFVLDETQAQAFADLYFPGINLDTLRISGKLSPKILMVQPQTRLSWQYHHRRAEIWKLVAGTAGVVTSETDTEGVVKSLAPGEIIRLRQGQRHRLVGLDGWGMIAEIWQHTDANHPSDESDIVRVQDDFGR from the coding sequence ATGAACCCATCTTTGACTTTGACCGGCGACAAAGCCGCCGTATTTGCAACTGTTGAGAACTATTTGGCTAAGGCTGGCTTCGCGGTGGCCGCCAAGGACTTTAATCGCCCCTGGGGTGGTTTCTTTGTGCTGGACGAAACACAGGCCCAGGCATTCGCCGATCTGTATTTTCCCGGCATCAATCTCGATACGCTGCGCATCAGCGGCAAGCTGAGTCCGAAGATCCTGATGGTGCAGCCGCAGACACGCTTGTCGTGGCAGTATCACCACCGTCGCGCCGAGATCTGGAAACTGGTGGCAGGCACGGCCGGTGTGGTGACCAGCGAAACGGATACAGAGGGCGTTGTGAAGAGCCTGGCCCCCGGCGAGATTATCCGCCTGCGCCAAGGACAGCGTCACCGCCTGGTGGGCCTCGACGGCTGGGGCATGATTGCCGAGATCTGGCAACACACCGACGCCAACCATCCTTCCGACGAGAGCGACATCGTGCGGGTGCAGGATGACTTCGGACGGTGA
- a CDS encoding Gfo/Idh/MocA family protein, giving the protein MEKIRWGILGCGKIANKFAADLRLVKDAELVAIASRNPKKIAAFTAEFAVPLVFHTYEELAASPDVDVIYVATPHGFHRDHTLLCLQHKKAVLCEKAFALNAYQVHDMIDAARKHNTFLMEAFWTKFLPQYQKVSTLIKSGDIGEVRLVQADFGFRAEKPTPQRLHDPALGGGSLLDVGIYPVFLALSFLGKPVDVKAVMKPYPSGVDEQIAMTLVFENGALANLSASFAADTPVEATIVGTTGYIRMSNRFHNATSHITMVKDKQPPQTIEVHREEGYGYQFEARHVNSCLNKGLTESPVMCHADSLLLIETLDRIRKSCGIRYEADRQ; this is encoded by the coding sequence ATGGAAAAAATTCGCTGGGGTATTTTAGGATGTGGCAAAATCGCCAACAAGTTCGCCGCCGACCTGCGGCTGGTCAAAGATGCAGAGCTGGTGGCTATTGCCTCGCGCAACCCAAAAAAGATCGCCGCCTTCACCGCAGAGTTTGCCGTGCCGCTCGTGTTTCATACGTACGAAGAACTGGCGGCCTCGCCCGATGTGGACGTGATCTATGTGGCCACCCCCCACGGCTTCCACCGCGACCATACCCTGCTTTGCCTGCAACATAAAAAGGCCGTGCTCTGCGAAAAGGCCTTTGCCCTCAACGCCTACCAAGTGCACGACATGATCGACGCCGCCCGCAAACACAACACGTTTCTAATGGAGGCCTTCTGGACAAAATTCCTGCCGCAATATCAAAAGGTAAGCACGCTCATCAAGTCGGGCGACATCGGCGAAGTGAGACTGGTCCAGGCCGACTTTGGTTTTCGCGCCGAGAAGCCCACGCCACAGCGGCTACACGACCCGGCCTTGGGTGGGGGATCGCTGCTGGACGTCGGCATCTACCCGGTTTTTCTCGCCCTGTCGTTCCTGGGCAAACCTGTGGATGTGAAGGCCGTCATGAAGCCCTATCCTTCCGGCGTGGACGAGCAGATCGCCATGACGCTGGTGTTCGAGAACGGCGCGCTGGCCAACCTCAGCGCCTCCTTCGCGGCCGACACGCCCGTGGAGGCCACCATTGTGGGCACGACGGGATACATTCGCATGAGCAATCGCTTTCACAATGCCACCTCGCACATCACGATGGTCAAGGATAAGCAACCACCCCAAACCATCGAAGTGCACCGCGAAGAAGGCTATGGCTACCAGTTCGAGGCACGTCACGTGAACAGCTGTTTAAACAAAGGCCTTACCGAAAGCCCGGTGATGTGCCACGCCGACTCGCTGTTACTCATAGAGACCCTGGACCGCATCCGCAAAAGCTGCGGCATCCGCTATGAAGCCGACCGGCAATAG
- a CDS encoding YncE family protein, which yields MKSTQAYRYCMLALLAILFFSCKNSDLGPQLDLDSLLVVVTPKYDSSSKYRGQLLSLKLGSGSVTKLTDIKGLPVAISKVGDKLLVLAKDNFFWNYHWLNRINLLNDSLEKTTTFTPLEFYDPPTRIALYNNKLYIPGINSYELKDMVNIVNPETMLAEDTLHMPPIEYLTDVVVVGNRLFAKLTDKIRVYNNTTLELIGTIPLRAKSWAGMIVDKNNRILIPDGQIQSINPDDLSITTTSAKVDVFDRPGGLQPALDRDANVLYFLSKDEDDTFYALKKIDLATGDVEILSKSNEASFPTGIIFLRYDKSRNILIVGGSENIGTVTTLSTSGTLIKKYKIYVTPLDVVLE from the coding sequence ATGAAATCAACCCAGGCCTACCGTTATTGTATGCTAGCCCTGCTGGCTATTCTGTTTTTTTCGTGTAAAAATTCCGATCTGGGGCCACAGCTGGATTTGGATAGTCTTTTGGTAGTGGTAACGCCCAAGTATGATTCCTCATCAAAATATCGCGGGCAATTGCTTTCCCTGAAGCTTGGCTCTGGCAGCGTGACAAAGCTTACGGACATCAAAGGATTGCCCGTCGCGATCAGCAAAGTGGGCGACAAGCTTTTGGTCCTTGCGAAGGATAACTTTTTTTGGAACTATCATTGGTTGAACCGGATCAATCTATTGAACGACAGCCTGGAAAAAACTACCACCTTTACGCCTTTGGAGTTCTACGACCCGCCAACGCGCATAGCCCTTTACAACAACAAACTTTACATACCCGGCATCAATTCCTATGAACTGAAGGACATGGTAAACATTGTAAATCCGGAAACCATGTTGGCCGAAGACACGCTTCATATGCCACCGATTGAGTACCTCACGGATGTTGTTGTGGTAGGGAATCGGTTGTTTGCTAAGCTTACCGATAAAATAAGAGTTTATAATAACACCACGCTCGAGCTCATCGGCACCATCCCGCTCCGGGCAAAGAGTTGGGCGGGAATGATCGTGGACAAAAACAACCGGATCCTCATTCCCGATGGACAAATTCAATCCATCAATCCGGATGATCTTTCCATCACCACGACCTCGGCAAAAGTAGACGTCTTCGATCGCCCGGGTGGTCTGCAACCGGCCCTGGACAGAGACGCGAACGTATTGTATTTTCTTAGTAAGGACGAAGACGATACATTTTATGCTTTAAAGAAAATAGATCTGGCAACCGGAGACGTTGAGATCTTAAGCAAGAGTAATGAAGCTTCCTTTCCAACGGGCATCATTTTTCTACGCTACGACAAATCCCGCAACATACTCATTGTTGGCGGCAGCGAAAATATAGGAACGGTGACCACGTTAAGCACCAGCGGCACCCTTATAAAAAAGTATAAAATCTATGTAACACCGTTGGATGTGGTTTTGGAGTAA
- a CDS encoding PKD domain-containing protein, protein MSAFFKYAGLCLLFVVSSTALHAQYEAAHWAFGTYAGLDFTCANTRLDISPFFGLEGGSTMSTPDGKLLFITNGDQVWNKDFRIMPNGSDLGAQCLGFGDNPSSTQSALIVPHPGNSNQYYIFSTDCAEDYFADGLNYSIVDMSLNNGLGDVILKKQTLRAPVAEKIAAVFQPNGKDVWLVSHGIRNNEFYTYSITSAGLNPTPIVSATGQVHTGGRGYLKFSPNGQRLVANSFEIGYYNSDGIYPELFKFDKNTGKVTSDFVITSSLRGMYGASFSPNSKVLYLACAWLCTEQNIVQYDLSLGTPDLIMSKRQTMSVWTEVGALQLGIDGRLYFQLYNGDGGLGVFTNPNGIGADAGMIRDFIKYPCPIATGYGLPNYIESYFEKPLVRSGTCPALPVSFFRNVDFTSKSVCENLTVEFAIQADYIQFDHAHGDYNAWSATPNYGWDFENQGYYVNPGTDPITHDYPTPGKYTVTLRAYDYFCFGTTVQKDVGVSILEAKFSYTVACVGHAVNFKNESLDCEEGTTWAWDFGDPGPGNTSTLSDPVHVYSRAGTYEVTLTANGTSVKKIKVEVVEDLPVLQEDIDFCFATPVTFGPTSDIPGATYQWSDGSSQRQLTAGDPGEYSLVITRNQCLAESKFNLHYRDCAQCDGLLKSISLGSDTVICDGDSFSMGLPETTPGTFDWRNGATTSRIQVDKAGTYSLKLTQGNCVTSASRAVDVKNCETCNDFIANIITPNGDGKNDTFIFTSDCDYDQFRMHVVNRWGKTIYTSATPSWNGITGTDPNASGIYYYSIEYSHPGAHGRKIAERRKGWIHVVK, encoded by the coding sequence ATGTCTGCATTTTTTAAATACGCGGGCTTATGCCTGTTGTTTGTTGTGTCCAGCACGGCGCTTCATGCGCAATACGAGGCCGCCCATTGGGCCTTTGGAACTTATGCCGGCCTGGATTTTACCTGCGCCAATACACGCCTGGACATCTCACCGTTTTTTGGGCTGGAGGGCGGATCAACCATGTCCACCCCGGACGGCAAGCTTCTTTTTATAACCAACGGAGACCAGGTCTGGAATAAGGATTTTCGGATCATGCCCAACGGCAGCGACCTTGGCGCCCAATGCCTCGGGTTTGGCGATAACCCCTCGTCTACACAAAGCGCCCTCATTGTTCCCCATCCCGGCAACTCAAATCAATATTATATTTTCTCGACCGACTGCGCCGAGGACTACTTTGCCGACGGGCTTAACTATTCCATCGTAGACATGTCGTTAAACAATGGGCTGGGGGATGTGATCCTGAAAAAACAAACGCTTCGCGCCCCGGTGGCCGAAAAAATAGCGGCCGTCTTTCAGCCGAATGGCAAAGATGTGTGGTTGGTGTCGCACGGGATCCGGAACAATGAATTCTATACCTATTCCATCACCAGCGCGGGGCTCAACCCTACGCCCATTGTCTCGGCCACCGGCCAGGTGCATACGGGTGGCCGGGGTTATCTCAAGTTCTCACCCAATGGCCAGCGCCTGGTGGCCAACAGTTTTGAAATTGGGTACTACAATAGCGATGGCATTTATCCCGAGCTTTTCAAATTCGACAAAAACACCGGCAAGGTCACTTCCGATTTTGTCATCACTTCCTCGCTGAGGGGCATGTACGGCGCCTCCTTTTCACCCAACAGCAAGGTGCTCTACCTCGCTTGTGCGTGGTTGTGCACCGAGCAAAACATTGTACAATACGACCTCAGCCTCGGCACACCGGACTTGATCATGTCCAAAAGACAAACCATGTCGGTCTGGACCGAGGTGGGGGCATTGCAATTGGGCATCGACGGCAGATTATATTTTCAACTCTACAACGGCGATGGTGGCTTGGGCGTCTTTACAAATCCCAACGGAATCGGTGCAGACGCCGGCATGATCCGCGACTTCATCAAATATCCATGCCCCATCGCCACGGGCTACGGACTTCCCAACTACATCGAATCTTATTTTGAAAAGCCGCTCGTCCGCTCCGGGACGTGCCCCGCGTTACCCGTAAGCTTTTTTAGGAATGTTGATTTCACTTCCAAAAGTGTTTGCGAAAATCTGACCGTGGAGTTTGCCATCCAGGCCGACTATATTCAATTTGATCATGCCCATGGAGATTACAATGCCTGGAGCGCCACGCCTAACTATGGGTGGGATTTTGAAAACCAAGGCTACTATGTCAATCCAGGGACGGATCCGATCACGCACGACTATCCGACTCCAGGGAAATATACCGTGACCTTAAGAGCCTATGATTATTTTTGTTTTGGAACGACAGTTCAAAAAGATGTCGGTGTGTCCATTCTCGAAGCAAAATTCAGCTACACCGTAGCGTGTGTGGGACATGCAGTGAATTTTAAAAATGAGTCGCTGGATTGTGAAGAGGGCACCACGTGGGCGTGGGACTTTGGCGATCCGGGTCCTGGGAACACCAGTACGCTCTCCGATCCCGTGCACGTTTACTCCCGGGCCGGCACCTACGAAGTTACGCTCACGGCAAACGGGACTTCCGTAAAAAAGATAAAGGTCGAAGTGGTTGAAGACCTTCCGGTGTTGCAGGAGGACATCGACTTTTGCTTTGCCACGCCCGTCACGTTTGGACCGACGTCCGACATTCCTGGTGCTACCTATCAATGGAGCGACGGCTCATCCCAGCGCCAACTCACCGCGGGTGATCCGGGAGAATATTCGCTCGTGATCACCCGCAACCAATGCCTGGCCGAAAGCAAATTCAACCTGCACTATCGCGATTGCGCACAATGCGATGGCCTGCTGAAGAGCATCTCGCTCGGGAGCGACACCGTGATCTGCGACGGCGATTCGTTTTCGATGGGCCTGCCCGAAACGACACCGGGCACCTTTGACTGGCGAAACGGGGCCACCACCTCGCGCATCCAAGTGGACAAGGCCGGAACATATTCATTAAAACTCACACAAGGAAACTGCGTCACCTCCGCGTCTCGCGCCGTTGACGTAAAGAATTGCGAGACGTGCAACGACTTTATCGCCAACATCATCACGCCAAACGGCGATGGGAAGAATGACACGTTCATTTTTACATCCGACTGCGATTACGATCAATTCCGAATGCATGTCGTCAACCGCTGGGGAAAGACCATCTACACATCGGCAACACCATCCTGGAACGGCATCACCGGAACCGATCCAAATGCTTCGGGCATTTATTATTATTCGATAGAATATTCCCATCCCGGCGCCCACGGCAGAAAAATAGCCGAACGGCGGAAGGGGTGGATCCATGTTGTGAAGTAG
- a CDS encoding tRNA1(Val) (adenine(37)-N6)-methyltransferase — MKRKTHFQFKQFEVQHDRSTMKVGTDAVLLGAWAHVANANRILDIGTGSGIIALMAAQRTSPLTQIDAVELEGQDAAQAADNFSASPWGDRLHVHITPIQDFTPPQTPSLYNVILSNPPYFINSQEPPNKRRHEARHTVTLDHAALLGAVDRLLTREGTFNVVLPYTEGLQFITLAQPRGFFCTRQYSFRTREGKPIERWLLEFSRKERATETGEILLYKEKLEWSDSYVELTRDFYLKL; from the coding sequence ATGAAAAGGAAAACGCATTTTCAGTTCAAACAATTTGAAGTGCAGCACGACCGCAGCACCATGAAGGTGGGCACCGATGCCGTCCTGCTTGGCGCCTGGGCCCACGTTGCAAACGCCAACCGCATCCTCGACATCGGCACGGGTTCGGGCATCATCGCGCTGATGGCCGCCCAACGGACCTCACCCCTCACGCAAATCGATGCCGTAGAGCTCGAGGGACAAGACGCCGCCCAAGCCGCTGATAATTTTTCTGCGTCACCGTGGGGCGACCGCCTGCATGTTCATATTACACCTATCCAGGATTTCACACCACCTCAAACCCCCTCGCTCTATAACGTCATCCTCAGCAATCCCCCCTACTTCATCAACAGCCAAGAGCCGCCCAACAAACGACGTCACGAAGCACGTCATACGGTGACGCTAGACCACGCTGCTTTGCTCGGGGCGGTCGATCGTCTGTTGACGCGCGAAGGAACATTCAACGTTGTTCTCCCCTACACCGAAGGCCTTCAATTCATTACCCTGGCACAACCACGGGGCTTTTTCTGTACCCGGCAATACAGCTTCCGGACACGTGAAGGCAAGCCCATCGAACGGTGGCTGCTGGAATTTTCGCGAAAGGAACGAGCGACGGAGACCGGCGAGATCTTATTATATAAGGAGAAACTGGAATGGTCTGACAGCTACGTTGAATTGACGCGGGATTTTTATTTGAAGTTGTAA